One part of the Halobellus ruber genome encodes these proteins:
- a CDS encoding non-histone chromosomal MC1 family protein has protein sequence MVREDGKRNFVMLEDGEKTKQFTGEMPRQAALKAARRLEGYESYDSESEAEQNPTEIRLLERGTDRVHVYHAWAWEDSAPDTKPDWMEDNDVSTVTRGNVSKQGIEHIDT, from the coding sequence ATGGTACGCGAGGACGGTAAACGAAACTTCGTAATGCTCGAGGACGGCGAAAAGACGAAACAGTTCACCGGCGAGATGCCGCGGCAGGCCGCACTGAAAGCCGCCCGGCGGCTGGAGGGCTACGAGTCCTACGATTCCGAGTCGGAGGCCGAGCAGAACCCGACCGAGATCCGGCTGCTCGAACGCGGCACCGACCGGGTCCACGTCTACCACGCCTGGGCGTGGGAGGACAGCGCGCCCGACACCAAACCGGACTGGATGGAAGACAACGACGTGTCGACGGTCACGCGGGGCAACGTCTCCAAACAAGGGATCGAACACATCGACACGTAG
- a CDS encoding quinone-dependent dihydroorotate dehydrogenase, with protein sequence MTDRSARGRVIRPAYRALRPVLFSVPAETAHRTVHAGLRAVQHTPVEDRLRDRFAVDDGRLAVDAFGQSFRNPVGVAAGFDKNAELPAVLGALGFGHVEVGGVTADPQPGNPRPRMFRLVEDRALVNRMGLNNEGAAAVGDRLRTGPDPGIPVGVNVALSETADADDAPADYRETYEHVGDAADYVAVNVSCPNSEGVRDLQNRDSLEAILGALVDAGASPLLVKLSPDLPGLAIEEALAVVDDYDLDGVIAVNTTTDRPEGLESPNRAERGGLSGAPIEDRATETVRFVAERVDVPVIGVGGVSDAPGAYAKIRAGASLVQLYTGLVYEGPTLARDINEGLLDLLDRDGFDSVAEAIGADL encoded by the coding sequence ATGACCGACCGATCGGCGAGGGGTCGGGTGATCCGCCCCGCGTACCGCGCCCTCCGGCCGGTGCTGTTCTCCGTCCCTGCCGAGACCGCCCACCGGACGGTCCACGCCGGGCTGCGGGCGGTCCAGCACACCCCGGTCGAGGACCGACTTCGCGACCGGTTCGCGGTCGACGACGGCCGGCTCGCGGTCGACGCCTTCGGGCAGTCCTTTCGGAACCCCGTCGGCGTCGCGGCCGGGTTCGACAAGAACGCCGAACTCCCCGCGGTGCTCGGCGCCCTCGGGTTCGGGCACGTCGAGGTCGGGGGCGTCACCGCCGACCCCCAGCCCGGTAATCCCCGGCCGCGGATGTTCCGGTTGGTCGAGGACCGCGCCCTGGTCAACCGGATGGGGCTGAACAACGAGGGCGCGGCGGCCGTCGGCGACCGGCTCCGGACCGGCCCCGACCCCGGGATCCCCGTCGGCGTCAACGTCGCGCTCTCGGAGACCGCCGACGCCGACGACGCCCCCGCGGACTACCGCGAGACCTACGAGCACGTCGGCGACGCCGCCGACTACGTCGCGGTCAACGTCTCGTGTCCGAACAGCGAAGGGGTCCGTGACCTCCAGAACCGCGACTCCCTTGAGGCGATCCTCGGGGCGCTGGTCGACGCCGGCGCCTCCCCGCTGCTCGTGAAGCTCTCGCCGGACCTCCCGGGGCTGGCGATCGAGGAGGCGCTCGCGGTCGTCGACGACTACGACCTCGACGGCGTGATCGCGGTCAACACCACCACCGACCGCCCGGAGGGGCTGGAGAGCCCCAACCGGGCCGAACGGGGCGGACTCTCCGGCGCGCCCATCGAGGACCGTGCCACCGAGACAGTCCGGTTCGTGGCCGAACGGGTCGACGTCCCCGTGATCGGCGTCGGCGGCGTCTCCGACGCCCCGGGGGCGTACGCGAAGATCCGTGCGGGGGCGAGCCTGGTCCAGTTGTACACCGGGCTGGTCTACGAGGGGCCGACGCTCGCCCGCGACATCAACGAGGGACTCCTGGACCTGCTGGACCGGGACGGCTTCGACAGCGTCGCCGAGGCCATCGGCGCCGATCTGTAG